One genomic window of Coraliomargarita sinensis includes the following:
- a CDS encoding DUF2288 domain-containing protein gives MIDDQFSPADDNSTEEEKLEKYSGEVDWGYLKPHYEAGAMIYVDPELDLKSAGMAFAKDDQAQVKAWLKSGDLVQPCNLHAEHWQKEKTQFKAMIVRPFVLAQPVQK, from the coding sequence ATGATCGACGATCAGTTCAGCCCCGCAGATGACAACTCCACCGAAGAGGAAAAACTTGAAAAATACTCCGGCGAAGTCGACTGGGGTTATTTGAAGCCTCATTACGAGGCTGGCGCGATGATCTATGTCGATCCAGAGCTTGATCTGAAGTCGGCAGGCATGGCATTTGCCAAGGACGACCAGGCCCAGGTCAAAGCCTGGCTAAAGAGCGGCGACCTCGTACAACCCTGCAACCTGCACGCCGAACACTGGCAAAAGGAAAAGACCCAGTTCAAAGCAATGATCGTGCGCCCCTTTGTGTTGGCACAGCCGGTGCAAAAATAA
- a CDS encoding 3-keto-disaccharide hydrolase, with amino-acid sequence MNNTVCRGLMAASLLFGISFFNGCVTTAQDSSAEDWTYLYQPGEDLSLWKATEHPESIRLEDGNIVLNGERAHLFYMGQDGDASWKNFEAVIEFMTAENANAGLFFHADWQESGWPRALECQINATHKDHRKTGSIYALGDTSEPGHEDDEWVTMRLRVVGQTATVWVNGKQINQWTQPEDHKLKKKRIREGTFALQAHDPGSVVKVRHLKVRRLPQ; translated from the coding sequence ATGAATAACACAGTCTGTCGCGGGTTAATGGCCGCGAGCCTGCTCTTCGGGATATCTTTTTTCAACGGATGCGTTACCACTGCTCAAGATAGTTCCGCTGAAGATTGGACCTATCTGTATCAACCCGGCGAAGACCTTAGTTTGTGGAAGGCAACCGAGCATCCTGAGTCCATCCGATTGGAAGATGGCAATATCGTTCTGAACGGCGAGCGTGCCCATTTGTTCTACATGGGCCAAGACGGGGATGCTTCTTGGAAAAACTTTGAAGCGGTTATCGAGTTTATGACGGCTGAAAATGCCAACGCTGGTCTCTTTTTTCACGCGGACTGGCAAGAATCGGGTTGGCCGCGTGCATTGGAGTGCCAGATCAATGCGACCCACAAGGATCATCGTAAGACCGGAAGTATTTATGCACTGGGGGATACCTCTGAGCCCGGACATGAGGACGACGAGTGGGTGACAATGCGCCTTCGGGTTGTCGGTCAGACCGCCACAGTTTGGGTGAATGGGAAACAAATCAACCAGTGGACCCAGCCCGAGGATCACAAGTTGAAGAAGAAGCGGATTCGTGAAGGCACCTTTGCGCTGCAGGCCCATGATCCGGGTAGTGTTGTCAAAGTGAGGCACTTGAAGGTCCGCCGCTTGCCCCAATAG
- a CDS encoding response regulator, translating to MNILLLEDDLELSAVASEQIESRGHKVIPAMDIEQAKAIIEDDAVDIDIMIADHLLPDGNGSKFAMEIKKEPHGIKVVVVSGQLNRSDVEELDANEIGHYDKPSLYSQIVEDVVQKHFSE from the coding sequence ATGAATATTCTACTCCTCGAAGATGATCTTGAGCTTTCGGCGGTGGCCTCCGAGCAAATCGAAAGTCGTGGCCACAAAGTCATCCCTGCCATGGATATCGAGCAGGCGAAGGCGATCATTGAGGACGACGCGGTTGATATTGATATCATGATTGCGGACCACCTATTACCCGATGGGAACGGTTCCAAGTTCGCCATGGAGATTAAAAAAGAGCCACATGGCATTAAGGTCGTGGTGGTCTCGGGACAATTGAACCGCTCGGATGTTGAAGAACTCGACGCCAATGAAATCGGGCACTACGATAAACCGTCCCTCTACTCGCAAATCGTCGAGGACGTGGTCCAAAAGCACTTTTCGGAGTAA
- a CDS encoding homocysteine S-methyltransferase family protein yields the protein MLIGLFEKHPKILIECAIAERLRRMPEVELHPTLFNTPLIYGPEAACESMTALYREYIDTAAEADLPLLLTAPTWRLDPARIATADVPAGINSDAVNYLIGVRDDHAGASPVMVGALTGPRGDCYRPEEAPDTDTAERFHSTQIGELAYTAADFLLAQTLPAVKEALGIAKAMAKTDKPYFISFCTGTDGKVLDGTSLSEAMTGIDRAVPRPPLGYFVNCTHPGFITPNYPPGSLERLVGIQANGSSKDVTRLDASSETQADPVVDWAQAMSELHTTHNVSVLGGCCGTGLAHLKSLAQI from the coding sequence ATGCTGATCGGACTGTTCGAAAAACACCCGAAAATCCTGATCGAGTGTGCCATCGCGGAGCGCCTGCGTCGTATGCCGGAGGTCGAGCTGCACCCCACACTATTCAACACGCCACTTATCTACGGACCTGAGGCGGCGTGCGAATCGATGACCGCACTCTACCGCGAATACATCGATACCGCCGCCGAGGCTGACCTGCCTCTCCTGCTAACCGCGCCGACTTGGCGGCTGGACCCCGCCCGTATCGCCACCGCGGATGTGCCAGCAGGGATTAATTCGGATGCAGTGAACTACCTCATCGGTGTACGCGATGACCACGCTGGCGCTTCACCTGTTATGGTAGGGGCCTTGACCGGTCCCCGGGGAGACTGCTATCGCCCCGAAGAAGCTCCGGACACCGACACCGCAGAACGTTTCCACTCGACCCAGATCGGGGAACTCGCCTATACCGCTGCTGATTTCCTCCTGGCGCAGACACTACCTGCGGTGAAGGAAGCTCTCGGAATAGCGAAAGCGATGGCAAAAACCGACAAACCTTACTTCATCAGTTTTTGCACGGGTACGGATGGCAAAGTCCTCGACGGCACATCGCTCTCCGAAGCCATGACAGGCATCGACCGGGCGGTGCCCCGGCCCCCGCTCGGTTATTTCGTGAACTGTACGCATCCCGGCTTTATCACGCCTAACTATCCTCCGGGCAGCCTTGAACGGCTGGTCGGCATTCAGGCCAATGGCTCATCCAAAGACGTGACTCGACTGGACGCGTCCTCTGAAACGCAAGCTGATCCGGTCGTCGACTGGGCGCAAGCCATGTCGGAACTTCATACGACACACAATGTATCCGTTCTGGGTGGTTGCTGCGGCACCGGACTGGCCCATTTGAAGAGCCTCGCGCAGATTTGA
- a CDS encoding sialate O-acetylesterase yields the protein MTSLHSLNRQFLLFIVLLSTVAGLSAEQAGESPVKIFILAGQSNMLGHGEISPVQTEGTLEYVVANDPEGNYQFLVDGLGDWVVRDDVWIRDQGPMEGGLTVGYGARNDLIGPELGFGHYIGDLNEEQVLIVKAAWGGKSLAVDFRPPSSGSYADPATPYATPTAPGDDGFYYSEILRLVDEAINNLGTYFPDYDEGGYEIAGFGWHQGWNDRDDPSEYETNMANFIRDIRSAENGIGVPDLPFVIATTGMDGKETYTELEEAQLAMADATAYPEFDGNVFVIDTWATYEGLEFWQPVELSPRNQGYHWNRNAKTYTNLGLAMGDAMSLLVPGRCPFRPRVVGEASGVSLSWQNGTELPTSVRILRNGAIIAAAAPVDPPVFLDTTAEPGVLKYELQFNMPGDPCEPLTVTLNGGITGFDARPVSGGIELSWTNNMAYDGIEVRRNDVVLEAALSGSASSYIDSSAPGSGMVTYSVVPTNGNSAPASEQLNFNLVGELGVLDPLLANNGINPATGLAWAAGDTYRFISVTTTTSGAPDGTDSDIGTYNTWINTNAAANGHGAVNWNALASTSAVDARDNTGTNPTMETGAPILLFDGLTLIADDNEDLWDAIIASPVNVDFSGNVLSGKDTNTGTAPDGTGPSSGVLGGPYADRNGTEIFAIGSTGQTNNKWVDGFARAPNPRLYFAISDLLTIHDISAVSGYYDWASGAWEGDLTDSDPDLDLDGGGLKTGVEWVVGGDPTSASDDVLVAPSSDNSDATFFTFTYRIRDAASADENTTVTVEYGSDLSLDWTDAVDNDDTIEISSADGTGDDEGFDIVTVQIARSLAVGEKLFARLNVSVAAP from the coding sequence ATGACCTCTTTGCACTCTCTCAATCGTCAATTCCTCCTCTTCATCGTCTTACTGTCAACGGTCGCGGGTCTTTCCGCCGAACAGGCGGGTGAAAGCCCTGTGAAAATCTTCATCCTCGCCGGTCAGTCCAACATGCTTGGCCATGGCGAAATCTCCCCGGTTCAAACAGAGGGCACTCTGGAGTATGTCGTGGCTAATGATCCGGAAGGGAACTATCAGTTTCTGGTGGATGGCCTCGGGGACTGGGTGGTGCGTGACGATGTGTGGATTCGCGACCAGGGTCCGATGGAGGGTGGCCTCACTGTCGGTTATGGAGCTAGAAATGATTTGATCGGTCCTGAGCTGGGCTTCGGTCACTACATCGGCGATCTCAACGAAGAACAGGTGCTCATCGTCAAGGCCGCCTGGGGTGGCAAGAGTTTGGCGGTCGACTTCCGGCCGCCGAGTTCAGGGTCTTACGCGGATCCGGCCACGCCTTATGCAACCCCGACTGCTCCAGGTGATGACGGTTTCTATTACAGCGAGATCCTCCGCCTGGTGGATGAGGCCATCAACAACCTGGGCACCTATTTCCCCGACTACGACGAAGGCGGCTACGAAATCGCAGGCTTCGGCTGGCACCAGGGATGGAACGACCGTGATGACCCATCGGAATACGAGACCAATATGGCGAACTTTATTCGTGACATCCGCAGCGCAGAGAACGGCATCGGTGTGCCGGACCTGCCCTTCGTCATTGCCACGACTGGAATGGATGGGAAAGAGACCTATACCGAACTCGAAGAGGCGCAGCTCGCCATGGCAGATGCAACAGCCTATCCGGAGTTTGACGGCAACGTTTTCGTCATCGACACCTGGGCGACCTATGAGGGACTTGAATTTTGGCAGCCGGTGGAGCTTTCCCCGAGAAACCAAGGCTACCACTGGAACCGCAACGCCAAAACTTATACAAACCTAGGGCTCGCCATGGGCGATGCCATGTCGCTCCTCGTCCCCGGTCGCTGCCCCTTCCGTCCGCGCGTGGTGGGTGAAGCCAGTGGTGTCAGCCTGAGCTGGCAGAACGGCACCGAACTGCCCACCAGCGTGCGCATCTTGCGCAATGGTGCTATAATTGCGGCCGCGGCCCCGGTGGATCCTCCTGTTTTCCTCGACACCACAGCCGAGCCGGGCGTGCTCAAGTACGAATTACAGTTCAATATGCCGGGCGACCCCTGCGAGCCATTAACCGTAACACTGAACGGTGGCATCACCGGCTTTGACGCCCGTCCGGTCTCCGGCGGGATCGAACTGAGCTGGACCAATAATATGGCCTACGATGGTATCGAAGTCCGTCGAAATGATGTCGTCTTGGAAGCGGCTCTTTCCGGTTCTGCCTCCAGCTATATCGACTCCTCTGCTCCAGGTTCCGGCATGGTGACTTACAGTGTGGTGCCCACTAACGGCAATTCGGCGCCTGCCTCTGAGCAACTCAACTTCAACCTTGTGGGTGAATTGGGGGTCCTCGATCCCTTGCTGGCCAACAATGGCATCAACCCCGCCACCGGATTGGCCTGGGCGGCGGGGGATACTTACCGTTTTATTTCCGTTACCACGACAACAAGTGGGGCACCGGACGGAACGGATTCGGACATCGGGACCTACAACACCTGGATCAATACCAATGCGGCCGCCAATGGACATGGGGCTGTCAACTGGAACGCCTTAGCGTCTACCTCTGCAGTTGATGCCCGGGACAATACCGGCACCAACCCGACGATGGAAACCGGTGCACCGATTCTGCTATTCGATGGATTAACGCTCATCGCCGACGACAATGAAGATCTCTGGGATGCCATTATCGCCTCGCCCGTGAACGTGGACTTTTCCGGTAACGTGCTTTCGGGTAAAGACACGAACACCGGAACCGCTCCCGATGGCACCGGTCCCTCTAGCGGTGTCCTTGGAGGTCCCTACGCGGACAGGAACGGAACAGAGATCTTCGCTATTGGCTCCACTGGCCAGACGAATAACAAATGGGTCGACGGATTCGCCCGCGCACCCAACCCGCGACTCTATTTCGCGATCTCGGATCTGCTCACGATTCATGATATCAGCGCCGTCAGCGGCTACTATGATTGGGCTTCCGGCGCCTGGGAGGGCGACCTGACCGATTCCGACCCCGACCTCGACTTGGATGGCGGCGGCCTCAAAACCGGGGTCGAGTGGGTGGTCGGGGGCGACCCGACCTCGGCCAGCGACGACGTACTGGTTGCACCAAGCTCGGACAATAGCGATGCGACCTTCTTTACCTTCACTTACCGCATCAGAGATGCCGCCAGCGCGGATGAAAACACTACGGTGACGGTGGAGTACGGGAGTGACCTGTCCTTGGATTGGACCGATGCCGTCGACAACGACGACACCATTGAAATCAGTAGCGCCGATGGCACCGGCGACGACGAAGGATTTGACATTGTGACTGTTCAAATCGCTCGTTCGCTGGCGGTGGGTGAGAAGCTTTTCGCCCGCCTCAATGTCTCCGTGGCCGCACCCTGA
- a CDS encoding MFS transporter has translation MVGTFGMIAAIPGSPPGMSVFVDGMIESLSMKRESFSMAYMLGTITAGLAAPLAGSMIDRYGARIVACISFLGLGMVLIVTGFVDRIHQWGLPGLPDHWYAFILVCCCFAGIRLIGVGFAMTTCRSMVFKWFEGRRGMAATINGVVLSLGFSSAPVLLNGVVIHVGWQFTWITLGVVFILIMLPLAYGFYRDSPEACGVRVEQGGRDSFSRNRIPVYRQMTGREAIRTYTFWIFTAALALNALIGTGVSFHMVAIGEQSGLSRSEAVAIFLPVAAFHIATTLSFGLFAEKIRMKYGVILMISAQLLALYGIANVGHDYWRWLFIVGSGVGWGSFGILINVPWPRFFGRLYLGAVNGWVTGATVVTSALGPFLFGLSSGSLGSFFPAMVVCAVLCPVVIALAIFADNPQHKYASSSITAGGEYDGHS, from the coding sequence ATGGTGGGAACATTCGGTATGATCGCAGCCATCCCCGGGAGCCCCCCGGGAATGAGTGTCTTTGTCGATGGCATGATCGAGTCTCTTTCGATGAAACGGGAGAGCTTTTCCATGGCTTATATGCTGGGCACGATCACGGCCGGATTGGCTGCCCCGCTCGCAGGGTCGATGATTGACCGATACGGTGCCCGCATCGTTGCTTGCATTAGCTTTCTTGGTCTGGGGATGGTCCTTATCGTCACCGGTTTCGTCGACCGAATTCACCAATGGGGCCTGCCCGGACTGCCGGATCACTGGTATGCCTTCATCCTGGTGTGCTGCTGTTTTGCCGGGATACGTTTGATCGGCGTTGGCTTCGCGATGACGACCTGCCGGTCCATGGTTTTCAAATGGTTTGAAGGCAGGCGGGGGATGGCGGCTACGATCAACGGGGTTGTTCTTTCGCTGGGCTTTTCATCGGCGCCTGTCCTCTTGAATGGAGTGGTGATACATGTCGGCTGGCAGTTCACTTGGATTACCCTGGGTGTCGTTTTCATCCTGATTATGCTGCCTCTGGCCTATGGTTTCTATCGGGATAGCCCGGAAGCCTGCGGGGTGCGGGTCGAGCAGGGCGGAAGGGACTCTTTTTCACGGAATCGCATCCCGGTTTACCGGCAGATGACCGGGCGGGAAGCGATTCGCACCTACACTTTCTGGATCTTCACGGCGGCCCTTGCCTTGAACGCCTTGATTGGTACCGGTGTTTCCTTCCATATGGTGGCGATTGGGGAGCAATCCGGGTTGAGCCGTTCGGAAGCGGTTGCGATCTTTTTGCCAGTTGCGGCTTTTCACATTGCGACGACGCTGAGCTTTGGACTTTTTGCCGAAAAGATCCGGATGAAGTATGGAGTGATTCTCATGATCAGCGCGCAACTTCTTGCGCTCTACGGTATCGCCAATGTCGGTCACGATTATTGGAGGTGGCTCTTTATCGTCGGAAGCGGCGTGGGCTGGGGCTCTTTTGGCATATTGATCAACGTGCCCTGGCCCCGGTTCTTCGGACGGCTTTACCTTGGTGCTGTCAACGGGTGGGTGACCGGAGCAACAGTGGTCACCAGCGCCCTCGGTCCTTTCCTCTTTGGTTTGTCTTCGGGCTCCCTCGGCTCCTTCTTTCCCGCTATGGTGGTGTGCGCCGTGCTTTGCCCTGTCGTGATTGCTTTGGCCATCTTCGCCGACAACCCGCAGCATAAATATGCATCTTCATCCATTACTGCGGGGGGCGAATACGATGGACACTCGTAA
- a CDS encoding DUF6288 domain-containing protein, translating to MRHLQFLHLITVGLFAASLNVAAADTAADPVFNPTPKANDRRGWTIQNFGPVGIGIQLEKGFVMKINNVEPGSPAAETGQLEKGQVIESINGVRFNDIDRDPRIVLAQMITDAEASDGRIVLDIQDLGDVTVTIPVLGSYSPTWPLNCPKSDKIVRHLADLLAKQGENEWGSVIFLLSTGNEKDLDVVRGWMKKRKEIGSINWAIGMQGIGICEYYLRTGDQSVLPMIQKGADHLRDHIYNGAWAGRASGQYTYQSGGHVNASGVHCLTFLLLAKTCGVDVDEFTLQSSLRHFYRYSGRGSVPYGDYTSKAGYGDCNGKTSGLAMAMAAASRLTPGGDKSIYAQAAQINAMKGYYGINTYHVGHTGGGLGEIWKSAAMGLMMDERPEQYRQYLDARRWILELSRRHTGGIGIGGGKDGNYDVATGENSDKGWGSYFALNYTLPRKQLYLFGAPSQWAKSYKLPTRPWGTSRDDAFSSPYPVASGPWSRSDILKETLEQHVGEPAYEILRDDKVSDLNLVTYLHHPEITHRFEAKAAVVRLKKDDMILGLLLSRDARLKHIGVMALHDLFGTWNKRNADPGRVTPEMMAQVEKFIRDPHESWYVKQWSLGLLQHTDIDHLRTYKDLLVQYVEHEEHWIQGSAISASIRLLSDPACYKDLFPPIARAISKATAYPIVSRARFITEQLGDADPEIQAYGLNVMKTVYELQPNQMMSENGRNEIGGGGNFKRKAIGQVVGFSEAGKAYLDSTPKLTSEWKRSGRDQDKFTFSGTFQSNPDLHGTWCLINHDLVESRSDANDYIKGKIEKNQIPSMQPERMKYGFVINRDGQISPVGFTKQKFNFPMRYSGDMAFSTFIDKAYHYEVFTIGDREYLMFEEDFEAEEDSSYKAIYKTYVKVASSK from the coding sequence ATGAGACATCTTCAATTCCTTCATCTAATCACTGTAGGTCTTTTTGCCGCATCCTTGAATGTCGCGGCAGCCGATACCGCGGCTGACCCCGTCTTCAACCCGACCCCGAAAGCCAATGACCGGAGAGGCTGGACCATCCAGAACTTCGGCCCGGTCGGCATCGGCATACAGTTGGAGAAGGGTTTTGTCATGAAGATCAACAATGTGGAACCGGGCTCACCCGCCGCGGAGACAGGCCAACTGGAAAAAGGTCAGGTCATTGAGAGCATCAACGGCGTCCGCTTTAATGACATCGACCGTGATCCGCGCATTGTTCTCGCGCAAATGATTACAGACGCGGAGGCGAGCGACGGCAGGATCGTGCTGGATATTCAGGATTTGGGCGATGTCACCGTAACGATTCCCGTCCTCGGCAGCTACAGCCCGACGTGGCCGCTCAATTGCCCTAAATCGGACAAAATTGTGCGTCATCTCGCCGATCTCCTGGCCAAGCAGGGAGAGAACGAGTGGGGCTCCGTCATTTTTCTACTTTCCACCGGTAACGAAAAAGACCTCGACGTGGTGCGCGGCTGGATGAAAAAGCGAAAGGAAATCGGTTCGATAAACTGGGCTATCGGCATGCAGGGCATCGGCATCTGTGAGTACTACCTTCGCACCGGCGACCAGAGCGTGCTTCCCATGATCCAAAAAGGTGCCGACCACCTGAGGGATCACATTTACAACGGCGCGTGGGCCGGACGGGCCAGTGGCCAATACACCTACCAGAGCGGGGGACACGTCAATGCCTCGGGTGTCCACTGTCTCACCTTTCTCTTGCTGGCCAAAACCTGCGGCGTGGATGTCGACGAATTCACTCTACAAAGCAGCCTGCGTCACTTTTACCGCTACTCCGGCCGGGGCAGCGTGCCCTACGGCGACTACACGTCAAAAGCCGGCTACGGCGACTGTAATGGCAAGACCAGTGGCCTGGCCATGGCGATGGCTGCCGCCAGTCGCCTCACACCGGGGGGCGACAAGTCCATTTATGCCCAGGCAGCTCAAATCAACGCAATGAAGGGTTACTATGGCATCAATACCTATCACGTCGGCCACACGGGCGGGGGCTTGGGTGAAATCTGGAAGTCGGCCGCAATGGGATTGATGATGGACGAACGTCCTGAACAATACCGGCAATATCTGGATGCGCGACGCTGGATCCTGGAACTCTCCCGTCGCCACACCGGGGGCATCGGCATCGGTGGCGGCAAGGATGGCAATTATGACGTCGCCACAGGTGAAAATAGTGACAAGGGCTGGGGCTCTTACTTTGCCCTCAATTACACCCTGCCCCGCAAACAGCTCTATCTCTTTGGCGCGCCTAGCCAGTGGGCGAAGTCCTACAAACTGCCCACGCGTCCCTGGGGCACATCCAGGGATGACGCCTTCAGTTCGCCCTACCCGGTTGCCAGCGGCCCGTGGAGCCGCAGCGATATTTTAAAGGAAACACTGGAGCAGCATGTGGGTGAGCCCGCTTATGAAATATTGCGTGACGACAAAGTTTCGGATCTGAACCTTGTCACTTACCTGCATCATCCGGAAATCACGCATCGCTTCGAAGCCAAGGCAGCAGTGGTGCGATTGAAAAAAGACGACATGATTCTTGGGCTACTGCTTTCAAGGGACGCGCGCTTGAAACACATCGGTGTGATGGCACTGCACGACTTGTTTGGAACCTGGAACAAACGTAACGCAGATCCCGGCCGCGTGACCCCGGAAATGATGGCGCAGGTTGAAAAGTTCATCCGTGACCCCCACGAATCCTGGTACGTCAAGCAGTGGTCACTTGGCCTGCTACAACATACGGACATTGACCATCTACGCACCTACAAAGATCTGCTGGTACAATATGTGGAGCATGAAGAGCACTGGATCCAGGGTTCGGCTATCAGCGCCAGTATCCGGCTGCTCAGTGATCCGGCCTGCTACAAGGACCTGTTCCCTCCGATTGCCCGGGCCATCTCCAAGGCCACGGCTTACCCGATCGTTTCCCGGGCCCGCTTCATCACCGAGCAACTGGGAGACGCCGATCCTGAGATCCAAGCCTACGGCCTGAATGTCATGAAAACGGTGTATGAACTTCAGCCCAATCAAATGATGAGCGAGAATGGACGCAACGAAATCGGCGGTGGCGGCAACTTCAAACGTAAGGCGATCGGTCAGGTCGTCGGTTTCTCCGAGGCTGGCAAAGCTTATCTGGATTCGACGCCAAAACTCACTTCCGAATGGAAGCGAAGCGGACGCGACCAGGACAAGTTTACCTTCAGCGGGACTTTTCAGTCCAACCCGGATCTCCATGGCACATGGTGTCTGATCAACCATGACCTCGTCGAGTCCAGGAGTGATGCCAATGACTACATCAAAGGAAAGATCGAGAAGAACCAAATCCCGTCGATGCAACCGGAACGGATGAAATACGGCTTCGTCATCAACCGGGACGGCCAGATTAGCCCGGTCGGGTTTACCAAACAGAAGTTCAACTTCCCCATGCGCTACTCCGGCGACATGGCTTTCAGCACCTTCATCGACAAGGCCTACCACTACGAAGTCTTCACAATCGGCGACCGGGAATATCTCATGTTCGAGGAAGACTTCGAAGCCGAGGAAGACAGCAGCTATAAAGCAATCTACAAAACTTACGTAAAGGTGGCCTCCTCAAAATAG